A DNA window from Deltaproteobacteria bacterium contains the following coding sequences:
- the ilvN gene encoding acetolactate synthase small subunit has protein sequence MRANADVVLRLCVRNHPGVMSHVCGLFARRAFNVEGILCLPVGDASRSAILLLVHDDDRLDQMILQLRKLEDVLEIRRAHDAREAFAAARPYLQ, from the coding sequence ATGCGAGCGAATGCTGACGTCGTGCTCCGCCTGTGCGTGCGGAACCATCCTGGCGTGATGTCCCACGTCTGCGGTCTCTTCGCGCGCCGCGCCTTCAACGTGGAGGGCATCCTCTGCCTCCCGGTCGGCGACGCCAGCCGGAGCGCCATCCTGCTTCTCGTCCACGATGACGACCGCCTCGATCAGATGATCCTGCAGCTCCGGAAGCTCGAGGACGTCCTCGAGATCAGACGCGCCCACGACGCTCGCGAGGCGTTCGCCGCGGCGCGCCCGTATCTGCAATGA
- the ilvB gene encoding acetolactate synthase large subunit encodes MKRMTGAELTLRLLERQDVGTIAGIPGGCNLPLYDALGASGIRHVLARHEQGAGFIAQGMARVTGRPAVCFGTSGPGATNLLTAIADAKLDSVPLVAVTGQVPRAMIGTDAFQEIDTYGLTVPITKHNFLVRSAAELLDVVPDAFRIAASGRPGPVVIDVPKDVQNEAIDIDILPAPGRADPLPAPRAEDVARAAAMIDAADRPVLLVGAGVIAAEAAQTLRRFVDKAALPTAATLLGLGALPYDHPRFLGMVGMHAARSTNLILEECDLLVGLGIRFDDRATGKAAEFCPGARIIHVDVDASELGKIKTPTLGIRADVGATLRALACAVAPASRPAWTRRIARLRAEHPLVMRAPDDPLDPYGIIRHTAAVLPPDAIVTTDVGQHQMWAAQAFPCTRPRQWLTSGGLGTMGFGLPAAIGAALAAPGRPVICFSGDGSLLMNLQELATAVEENVDVKIVLLNNAHLGLVRQQQELFYGGRYHASRFHAEPDFVTIARGFGVRAWDLGDAADPRATLARALAEPGPGLVNVPIDAAENVYPMVPPGGANRDMIGGARHASEC; translated from the coding sequence ATGAAGAGAATGACGGGCGCGGAACTGACGCTCCGCCTCCTCGAGCGCCAGGACGTCGGCACGATCGCCGGCATTCCCGGCGGCTGCAATCTACCGCTCTACGACGCGCTCGGCGCGAGCGGCATCCGTCACGTGCTCGCGCGCCACGAGCAGGGCGCGGGCTTCATCGCGCAGGGAATGGCGCGCGTGACCGGCCGACCGGCGGTCTGCTTCGGCACGTCGGGTCCCGGCGCCACGAACCTCCTGACCGCGATCGCCGACGCCAAGCTCGACTCGGTCCCGCTCGTCGCCGTCACGGGCCAGGTGCCGCGCGCGATGATCGGCACCGACGCGTTCCAGGAGATCGACACCTACGGGCTCACGGTGCCGATCACCAAGCACAACTTCCTCGTGCGCTCGGCGGCCGAGCTGCTCGACGTGGTGCCCGACGCGTTCCGCATCGCGGCGTCGGGTCGGCCGGGCCCGGTCGTGATCGACGTCCCGAAGGACGTGCAGAACGAAGCCATCGACATCGACATTCTGCCGGCGCCGGGCCGCGCCGATCCCCTGCCGGCGCCGCGCGCCGAGGACGTCGCGCGCGCCGCGGCCATGATCGACGCGGCCGACCGGCCGGTCCTGCTCGTCGGCGCCGGCGTCATCGCCGCCGAGGCGGCGCAGACGCTCCGCCGCTTCGTCGACAAGGCCGCGCTCCCGACCGCGGCGACGCTCCTCGGCCTCGGCGCGTTGCCGTACGATCATCCGCGCTTCCTCGGCATGGTCGGCATGCACGCCGCCCGTTCCACCAACCTGATCCTCGAGGAGTGCGACCTGCTGGTCGGGCTCGGCATCCGCTTCGACGACCGCGCGACCGGGAAGGCGGCGGAGTTCTGTCCCGGCGCCCGCATCATCCACGTCGACGTCGACGCGAGCGAGCTCGGCAAGATCAAGACACCGACTCTCGGTATCCGCGCGGACGTGGGCGCGACGCTGCGCGCGCTCGCGTGCGCCGTGGCCCCGGCGTCGCGCCCCGCGTGGACGCGGCGGATCGCCCGGCTCCGCGCCGAGCATCCGCTCGTCATGCGCGCACCGGACGACCCGCTCGATCCGTACGGCATCATCCGGCACACCGCCGCGGTGCTGCCGCCGGACGCGATCGTCACGACCGACGTCGGCCAGCATCAGATGTGGGCGGCGCAAGCGTTTCCCTGCACGCGCCCGCGCCAGTGGCTCACCTCGGGCGGGCTCGGCACCATGGGCTTCGGCCTCCCGGCAGCGATCGGCGCCGCGCTCGCCGCGCCGGGGCGCCCTGTGATCTGTTTCAGCGGCGACGGTAGCCTCCTCATGAACCTGCAGGAGCTCGCGACGGCGGTCGAGGAGAACGTCGACGTGAAGATCGTGCTCCTCAACAACGCGCACCTCGGTCTTGTCCGCCAGCAGCAGGAGCTCTTCTACGGCGGCCGCTACCACGCCTCGCGTTTCCACGCCGAGCCCGACTTCGTCACCATCGCGCGCGGCTTCGGCGTCCGCGCGTGGGATCTCGGCGACGCCGCGGATCCCCGCGCGACGCTCGCACGCGCGCTCGCCGAGCCCGGCCCCGGCCTCGTCAACGTGCCGATCGACGCGGCCGAGAACGTCTACCCGATGGTGCCGCCCGGCGGCGCCAATCGCGACATGATCGGAGGAGCGCGCCATGCGAGCGAATGCTGA